CAATTACCTTATGACTTTAAGAGATAAACTTGCCGCCCAACGTATTTACATGCTTTTGGGTGGGTTATTTATCACCTCCTTGGTTGTTTCTAATCTTATTTTTCAGAAATTTTTTTACTGGTACCCTATTGACTTGACGTTTTTCGATACCAAATTATTCGAAATTTCAGTCGGCATTTTACCCTACCCCATCACCTTTCTTATAACCGATTTAATTAGTGAAATTTATGGTAAAAAGCGTGCCAACGATATTGTTGTGGTTGGTATATTCGCTTCCCTCTTTTCGCTTTTAATCATTTATGTATCCAGCTTGGTACCAGCAACCTCATGGTCTTACGTAGACGATAAAATGTTTAATACGGTATTTGGCAATACGTCTATCGCGGTTTTTGCCAGTATGATTACTTATTTGTTTGCTCAATTTATAGACATTCAAATTTATCACTTCTGGAAACGCATCACTCTAGGCAAATATTTATGGCTACGCAACAACTTTTCCACTTGGTTTTCGCAGTTTATCGATACGTTTACCATCGTTTTTTTACTCTGCTCTTTCGGTATTATCGACTGGCAAAATTTTAAAGGCTTAGTACTTAGCGGTTTTCTTTTTAAAGTGATTATTGCGGCTTGCGACACCCCATTTCTATACTTTGGCGTTTACCTGTTTAGAAAACGTTTCCGACTAAAAGTGAATCAAGAAATCGATTTACTATAAACCTAAGTTTGGCCATAAATACAAATAGCAATGGCGTTAACTTTTAATGTGAATAAGTCTATTTGCACGTATCAAATCCTTTAACTTTGCACTATTAACCACAACATGTTCTCACTTTTTATGAAGAAAGCACTAAAAATTTTTGGAATTATCCTCATTATAATCATCCTAGCTCTTATAGCCATTCCATATATTTTTCAAGGACGCATACAAGAGCTGGTCAAGCAGTCTATTAATCAAAACTTAAATGCCAAAGTTGAATTTAGTGATATCAACCTCAGCTTTATTCAAAATTTTCCAAAAGCAGGAATTAGTTTAAGCAATTTAGAGATCATAAATAACGCCCCCTTTAAAGACGAAACTTTAGCCATAGCTAAAAGTATTTCGTTTACCATGTCGGTTA
This genomic interval from Tamlana carrageenivorans contains the following:
- a CDS encoding queuosine precursor transporter, which gives rise to MTLRDKLAAQRIYMLLGGLFITSLVVSNLIFQKFFYWYPIDLTFFDTKLFEISVGILPYPITFLITDLISEIYGKKRANDIVVVGIFASLFSLLIIYVSSLVPATSWSYVDDKMFNTVFGNTSIAVFASMITYLFAQFIDIQIYHFWKRITLGKYLWLRNNFSTWFSQFIDTFTIVFLLCSFGIIDWQNFKGLVLSGFLFKVIIAACDTPFLYFGVYLFRKRFRLKVNQEIDLL